The bacterium genome segment TCATAACTATATTGGCAAAATCTTCTGCAGGCAAGAAATATTCTTCGGGCAACCTGACCCAGTATTCTCTTGGAATGCGTTTTACATAATAATCCGGGCGAATGAGTTCCATATCTGCCGGGATTTTGTCCCTGTATTTCTTAGGCAATGCCGTTCTTTTAATGGGCATAAAAATCTTAGGTTCAAACTTGAATCCGCTATTAGTGGCAAGCATATCTCTTACTGCAATGTCTTTCAATAATAAAGCTTTGTCCCTTAAGGGTTCACCATTTTTAATCATTGGAAGACCAATTCCACTAAGATTCTCAGCTTCCCAATTTGTAAGGGAAACCGGAGCTCCCCAGCTTCTGAGTTGTTTTACATACCAGTCCGTATTAAGTAATGACAAGTTCGCTACCATCAATTTAGGCTTAACATTTTTTACCAATTGCGCAAACCATAATGGGAACGTATCATTATCTCCGTTTGTAAATATTACGGCACCGTCATCACAAGAACTAAGCATATTATAGGCATAATCATCTGGAATCCAGTTCCCACGTCTGTTTATATGTGAGTTGAAATTACCAAAAATAGGAACCAAAACGAGTAGTCCAAGAACAGGAGACATAATTCTCTGAGCCCATTTATTTCTTAACAATGTTAACAAACCCCATACCCCGATACCGATATACCAGCCGAATACGGTAAACGCGGAGTCATAGAAATAATGTCGTTCTCTTACTTCTAGAGGTCTGTGCAGAGGATTAGTATCGGAAGGAGAGAACTTAAAGTTCATATAAAAAGTAAGAACAAAACTTAATGTAATCAATAAAGTAAACATTAGCCAGAACGTACGCTTGTCTTTTTTATAATGTGTCCATATGCCAAACAATCCGATTCCTATAAAAATGATATTAAAGAAAAGGCTTGAGAGTTTAGTAAAGTTAGAAGCGATTTCTCCTTCCCATCTTGACTGTCTTGGATACGGAACCCACTGCCATGTCAGATAATCCGTAAAAAACTTAATCTGGTATACAAAAGCCTGCACCATATTATATTTATTTTCCGGGGTTTCGGTTTCTCTTTTAAGTATAGTACTTACTCCAAGCTTTGCAGGACCATATTGTGTTCTTGAAAAGACATCCCATAATTTTGGAATGTTAGTAGGGGCGGCTTCATTAATATAAGGATTATGATGTGCCCTTATCATAAGATAAGAGTAACTTCCTATTCCCAACAAAAACCCAACTACTACAAGACCAATAAATTTCCCATCAAACATTTCTTTACGGTAAGTTACTATCAGGAAAATTATTACGGCTATCGATATTACTCCAACCAAAACGAGTGACATTCCCATAAAAAGGGCAAGAAACGGCACTGTTATTGCTATAAACCTTAAACTATCCCAATCTTTTTTATTTAATAATATAAACAAAAATATTGCAGGCGCAGTAAGCATTGGCATTAGCTGTATTCCAACAGAAAGTGCAAACATATAGGTAATCAGGAACAAAAATCTTTTATGATAAGGTGTCTGAAGTTCATCCTGCCATCTTAATATCCAGAATATACATAACATGACCATAAAAGATGCCAATCTATAAACTTCGGCTTCTACTGCTCCCCACCAACAGGTATATGCTAAAGACCCAATCATAGCTCCTACACCAGCGCTTAATGATATGATAAAGTGTTCCATTTTGGTTTGAGGAGCTTTCATTTTTACAAGTATTTTCGCGGCTATTACCCATAACAACCTGCGGTAATGGCTCCACTTATTACCGACCCCATATTTACCCTGAATGCAATTTCTTTTCCAAACGGGATAAAGCATAATATTTTATTAAGCAGGGTATACAATGGTGATCCCGGCGGATGCGGGACTCCCAGAGAATAGCCACAGGCAATAAATTCTCCGCAATCCCAGAAAGATAAGGAAGGCTGAACGGTATAAAGATAAATACCAAACACGGCCAGAGTGGAGATAATAAAACCCCACATATATTCTTTTTTGCTCATTTTAAACGCTCCTTTCTATGTAAATTAAAGAATATTCAAAATAACTC includes the following:
- a CDS encoding DUF2723 domain-containing protein; amino-acid sequence: MLWVIAAKILVKMKAPQTKMEHFIISLSAGVGAMIGSLAYTCWWGAVEAEVYRLASFMVMLCIFWILRWQDELQTPYHKRFLFLITYMFALSVGIQLMPMLTAPAIFLFILLNKKDWDSLRFIAITVPFLALFMGMSLVLVGVISIAVIIFLIVTYRKEMFDGKFIGLVVVGFLLGIGSYSYLMIRAHHNPYINEAAPTNIPKLWDVFSRTQYGPAKLGVSTILKRETETPENKYNMVQAFVYQIKFFTDYLTWQWVPYPRQSRWEGEIASNFTKLSSLFFNIIFIGIGLFGIWTHYKKDKRTFWLMFTLLITLSFVLTFYMNFKFSPSDTNPLHRPLEVRERHYFYDSAFTVFGWYIGIGVWGLLTLLRNKWAQRIMSPVLGLLVLVPIFGNFNSHINRRGNWIPDDYAYNMLSSCDDGAVIFTNGDNDTFPLWFAQLVKNVKPKLMVANLSLLNTDWYVKQLRSWGAPVSLTNWEAENLSGIGLPMIKNGEPLRDKALLLKDIAVRDMLATNSGFKFEPKIFMPIKRTALPKKYRDKIPADMELIRPDYYVKRIPREYWVRLPEEYFLPAEDFANIVM
- a CDS encoding DUF2723 domain-containing protein, with protein sequence MSKKEYMWGFIISTLAVFGIYLYTVQPSLSFWDCGEFIACGYSLGVPHPPGSPLYTLLNKILCFIPFGKEIAFRVNMGSVISGAITAGCYG